The following is a genomic window from Sphingomonas sinipercae.
CTGCGACAATTGCGGACAGGCCGTGCACCTGGATGACGACAAGGTGTCCGGCGGCATTCGTGAAGCGGCCGCCGGCGCCGGCTTTGCCGCCCGGCAGCCCGTCATTGAGGTGCGCGGGACCTGCGGCGATTGCGGCGAATAAGCCTCGCCTGAGCAAACCCTGAGCATTCGCTGAAAAACCTCGCCTTTGGGCTAGGGCCGGTGACATCGTGGTGGCTTCGGGATAAGCGGAAATCATGTCAGACCGGCCCGATACGCCCCTGCTCGACCAGGTTCAGTTTCCCAGCGACATCCGCTCCTTGAGCAAGGAGCAGCTGCGCCAGCTGTCCGACGAGCTCCGGGAAGAGATGATCTCCGCCGTTTCCGTAACCGGCGGGCACCTTGGCGCTGGCCTCGGCGTCGTCGAGCTTACCGTCGCGGCCCACTATGTCTTCGACACACCGAACGACAAATTGATCTGGGACGTCGGCCACCAGGCCTATCCGCACAAGATCGTCACCGGCCGGCGCGACCGCATCCGCACCTTACGCCAGGGCGGCGGCCTGTCCGGTTTCACCAAGCGCAGCGAGAGCGAATACGACCCGTTCGGAGCAGCGCACAGCTCGACCTCCATCTCCGCCGCGCTCGGCTTTGCCATCGCCAACAAGCTGACCGGCAACCCTGGCAAGGCGATTGCGGTCATTGGCGACGGCGCGATGAGCGCCGGCATGGCCTATGAAGCGATGAACAACGCCGAGGCGGCCGGCAACCGCCTGGTCGTCATCCTCAACGACAATGACATGTCGATCGCGCCGCCCGTTGGGTCGTTGCGCAACGCGCTGGCGCGGCTCGTCTCCTCCAACAAATATCTGACGCCGCGCAAGCTGGCGCAGAAGCTCGCGCGAGCGATGCCGGCACCGCTTCACCGCACTGCCCGGCGGGTCGAGGAATATGCGCGGGGCCTCGTTACCGGCGGCACCTTGTTCGACGAACTCGGCTTTTATTACGTTGGCCCGGTCGACGGGCACGATGTCAACGCGTTGGTCGAAGTGCTTGAAAACGTTCGCGATGCCGAAGTTGGGCCAATGCTGGTTCATGTCGTCACGCAAAAGGGCAAAGGCTACGGCCCGGCCGAGAGCAGCGCCGACAAATACCATGGCGTCGTCAAGTTCGACGTCGTGTCGGGCAAGCAGGCCAAGGCGGCCGCCGGCGCGCCATCCTACCAGAACGTGTTCGGCGAAA
Proteins encoded in this region:
- the dxs gene encoding 1-deoxy-D-xylulose-5-phosphate synthase, giving the protein MSDRPDTPLLDQVQFPSDIRSLSKEQLRQLSDELREEMISAVSVTGGHLGAGLGVVELTVAAHYVFDTPNDKLIWDVGHQAYPHKIVTGRRDRIRTLRQGGGLSGFTKRSESEYDPFGAAHSSTSISAALGFAIANKLTGNPGKAIAVIGDGAMSAGMAYEAMNNAEAAGNRLVVILNDNDMSIAPPVGSLRNALARLVSSNKYLTPRKLAQKLARAMPAPLHRTARRVEEYARGLVTGGTLFDELGFYYVGPVDGHDVNALVEVLENVRDAEVGPMLVHVVTQKGKGYGPAESSADKYHGVVKFDVVSGKQAKAAAGAPSYQNVFGETLAKLAETDDRICAITAAMPSGTGVDKFATAHPDRAFDVGIAEQHGVTFAAGLAAQGMRPFVAIYSTFLQRAYDQVVHDVAIQNLPVRFAMDRAGLVGADGATHAGSFDLAYLCTLPNFVVMAPSDEAELVHMVKTMAEHDGGPIAVRYPRGEGRGVQLPETPQVLEIGKGRIVREGKKVAILALGTRLEEAEKAADQLEAKGLSTTVADLRFAKPLDSALIRKLMTTHEVVVTVEEAAIGGLGAHVLTLASDEGLTDAGLKVRTMRLPDRFQDHDKPEKQYDEAGLNAPHIVETVLKALRINSAGVEEVRA